The following proteins come from a genomic window of Shinella zoogloeoides:
- a CDS encoding acetyl-CoA carboxylase biotin carboxylase subunit → MFKKILIANRGEIACRVIKTARRLGIPTVAVYSDADRGALHVSMADEAVHIGPAPSSQSYIVIEKIIEAIRKTGADAVHPGYGFLSENAAFAEALEREGVAFIGPPVGAIQAMGDKITSKKLAAEAGVSTVPGHMGLIEDADEAVRIASSIGYPVMIKASAGGGGKGMRIAWSDAEAREGFQASKNEAKSSFGDDRIFIEKFVTQPRHIEIQVLGDQHGTTLYLGERECSIQRRNQKVVEEAPSPFLDPETRKAMGEQAVALAKAVGYHSAGTVEFIVDGNRNFYFLEMNTRLQVEHPVTELITGIDLVEQMIRVAAGEKLSFGQNDVKLNGWAIESRLYAEDPYRNFLPSIGRLTRYRPPAEGAQADGSVVRNDTGVFEGGEISMYYDPMVAKLCTWAPTRLDAIDAMATALDDFEVEGIGHNLPFLSAVMGSERFRAGRLTTAFIAEEFPDGFHGVAPDGAAARQLAAVAAFVQQAVQARAAQISGTIGNHRRIVGTEWVASLAGEDHALTLESGPAGVAVRFADGEALRIASDWVPGLRHAVFTVAGRRMGVKVDLVGPAIRLRWRGIDVTAHVRSPRGAALARLMPKKLPPDTSKLLLCPMPGVVTALLVAEGDIVEAGQALATIEAMKMENMMRAERRAVVKRVAVKTGQSLAVDETILEFE, encoded by the coding sequence ATGTTCAAGAAGATCCTCATCGCCAATCGCGGCGAAATCGCCTGCCGGGTCATCAAGACCGCCCGCAGGCTCGGCATTCCCACCGTCGCCGTCTACTCTGATGCCGACCGCGGCGCGCTGCATGTATCGATGGCCGACGAGGCGGTGCATATCGGTCCCGCGCCGTCGTCCCAGTCCTACATTGTCATCGAGAAGATCATCGAGGCCATCCGCAAGACCGGCGCGGACGCCGTACATCCCGGCTACGGCTTTCTGTCGGAAAACGCCGCCTTCGCCGAGGCGCTGGAAAGGGAAGGCGTCGCCTTCATCGGCCCGCCGGTCGGCGCCATACAGGCGATGGGCGACAAGATTACCTCCAAGAAACTCGCCGCCGAAGCGGGCGTCAGCACGGTGCCCGGCCATATGGGCCTGATCGAGGATGCGGACGAGGCGGTGCGCATTGCTTCCAGCATCGGCTACCCGGTCATGATCAAGGCGTCCGCCGGGGGAGGGGGCAAGGGCATGCGCATTGCCTGGAGCGATGCGGAGGCACGCGAGGGCTTCCAGGCCTCCAAGAACGAGGCGAAGAGCTCATTTGGCGACGATCGCATCTTCATTGAAAAATTCGTGACGCAGCCGCGCCATATCGAGATCCAGGTGCTCGGCGACCAGCACGGCACCACGCTCTATCTCGGCGAGCGGGAATGCTCCATTCAGCGGCGAAACCAGAAGGTCGTGGAAGAAGCCCCTTCGCCCTTCCTCGACCCCGAGACCCGCAAGGCCATGGGCGAACAGGCGGTGGCGCTGGCCAAGGCCGTCGGCTACCACTCCGCCGGAACCGTGGAATTCATCGTCGACGGCAACCGCAACTTCTACTTCCTCGAGATGAACACCCGCCTGCAGGTGGAGCATCCGGTGACGGAGCTGATCACCGGCATCGACCTCGTGGAGCAGATGATCCGCGTCGCCGCCGGCGAAAAGCTGTCCTTCGGCCAGAACGACGTCAAGCTGAACGGCTGGGCCATCGAAAGCCGGCTCTATGCCGAAGATCCCTACCGCAACTTCCTGCCCTCCATCGGCCGCCTCACGCGCTATCGCCCGCCGGCCGAAGGTGCGCAGGCCGACGGCAGCGTGGTGCGCAACGACACCGGCGTCTTCGAGGGCGGCGAAATCTCGATGTATTACGACCCGATGGTCGCAAAGCTCTGCACCTGGGCCCCGACCCGGCTCGACGCCATCGATGCCATGGCGACCGCGCTCGACGATTTCGAGGTGGAGGGCATCGGCCACAACCTGCCGTTCCTTTCCGCCGTCATGGGCAGCGAACGCTTCCGCGCCGGCCGGCTCACCACCGCCTTCATCGCCGAGGAGTTCCCCGATGGCTTCCACGGGGTCGCACCGGATGGCGCGGCAGCCCGGCAACTCGCCGCCGTCGCCGCCTTCGTGCAGCAGGCGGTGCAGGCGCGCGCCGCGCAGATCTCCGGCACGATCGGCAACCACCGCCGCATCGTCGGCACGGAATGGGTCGCGAGCCTTGCCGGCGAGGATCATGCACTGACACTGGAAAGCGGCCCAGCCGGCGTTGCCGTTCGCTTTGCCGACGGCGAGGCGTTGCGCATCGCCAGCGACTGGGTGCCCGGCCTCCGCCACGCCGTCTTCACCGTCGCGGGAAGACGCATGGGCGTGAAGGTGGATCTTGTCGGCCCTGCGATCCGCCTGCGCTGGCGCGGCATCGATGTAACCGCGCATGTACGCTCCCCCCGCGGCGCCGCGCTCGCCCGCCTGATGCCGAAGAAGCTGCCGCCCGACACTTCGAAGCTGCTGCTCTGCCCCATGCCGGGGGTCGTCACCGCGCTTCTCGTTGCGGAAGGTGATATCGTGGAGGCCGGCCAGGCGCTCGCCACCATCGAGGCGATGAAGATGGAAAACATGATGCGGGCGGAGCGCCGTGCCGTCGTCAAGCGCGTCGCCGTCAAGACCGGGCAGAGCCTTGCCGTGGACGAAACGATCCTGGAGTTCGAATGA
- a CDS encoding branched-chain amino acid ABC transporter permease, with translation MDSLLVQYLMNWMVLGSIYTLVAIGFSLLFGLLNVIHFSHGDVSMVAPFVGLAALQALLGTLGGPGAMAVALVLAILATGLVGIGADRLVIRRFRRSPAMMALVATVALGTVVRELIRAIYPQGSNPKAFPAIVEGTLSLGAAQFSLQPVLIIVTSVCVVVLMYVLLQKTPIGTRIRAVAEDRETARLMGIFPERVFAFTFFLASAVGALGALFFASHAGVVRFDFGVQLGLIGFSAAVIGGLGSMSGAILGSLAIAGIEALVQANMADGASYRLVFVFLLVILMLCVRPSGLLGKPVVEKV, from the coding sequence ATGGATAGCCTTCTCGTCCAGTACCTCATGAATTGGATGGTACTGGGCAGCATCTACACGTTGGTCGCCATCGGCTTCAGCCTGCTCTTCGGCCTGCTCAATGTGATCCACTTTTCCCATGGGGACGTCTCCATGGTCGCGCCCTTCGTGGGGCTGGCGGCGCTCCAGGCGCTGCTCGGCACGCTTGGCGGCCCCGGCGCCATGGCGGTGGCGCTGGTGCTCGCCATCCTTGCCACCGGCCTTGTCGGCATCGGCGCGGACAGGCTGGTGATCCGCCGCTTCCGCCGCTCGCCGGCCATGATGGCGCTGGTGGCGACCGTCGCGCTTGGCACGGTGGTGCGGGAGCTGATCCGGGCGATCTATCCGCAAGGGTCCAACCCCAAAGCGTTTCCGGCGATCGTCGAGGGCACCCTGTCCCTCGGCGCTGCCCAATTCTCCTTGCAGCCGGTCCTCATCATCGTCACCTCGGTTTGCGTCGTCGTGCTGATGTATGTGCTGTTGCAGAAAACCCCGATCGGCACCCGCATCCGGGCCGTCGCGGAAGACCGCGAGACGGCGCGGCTGATGGGCATCTTTCCCGAACGCGTCTTCGCCTTCACCTTCTTCCTCGCCTCGGCGGTGGGCGCGCTCGGCGCGCTGTTCTTCGCCAGCCATGCCGGCGTCGTGCGCTTCGATTTCGGCGTCCAGCTCGGCCTCATCGGCTTTTCCGCGGCCGTCATCGGCGGGCTCGGCTCGATGAGCGGGGCGATCCTCGGTTCGCTCGCCATTGCCGGCATCGAGGCCCTCGTGCAGGCCAACATGGCGGACGGCGCCTCCTACCGGCTCGTCTTCGTTTTCCTGCTGGTGATCCTGATGCTCTGCGTGCGCCCTTCCGGGCTGCTCGGCAAACCCGTCGTCGAAAAGGTCTAG
- a CDS encoding ABC transporter ATP-binding protein — MTEPLLSLRGLGIRFGGLVAVDDVNLDLPPSHITCVIGPNGAGKSTLFNLITGIYKPSAGTVALDGEDITGLPAHQVAAKGIARTFQSSRLFEDLPILDNVMIGMHARTRTGVLTALLTPGRARRELAGCAEEAGRILKSLSEALFARRYEPAGILPQADRRRLEIARALASKPKLILLDEPSSGMDDRDTADLMADIRRVMAENPGLSFLIIEHDMRLVAELPQDVVVIDYGKKIAHGKFADVRLLPRVQQAYLGQKAVEDA; from the coding sequence ATGACAGAGCCGCTGCTTTCGCTGCGTGGCCTCGGCATCCGTTTCGGCGGCCTGGTCGCCGTCGACGACGTGAATTTGGACCTGCCGCCCTCGCATATCACCTGCGTCATCGGGCCGAACGGCGCGGGAAAATCCACGCTCTTCAACCTGATCACCGGCATCTACAAGCCGTCCGCGGGCACCGTCGCGCTTGATGGCGAAGACATTACCGGCCTTCCCGCCCATCAGGTGGCGGCCAAGGGCATCGCCCGCACCTTCCAGTCCTCGCGGCTCTTCGAGGACCTGCCGATCCTCGACAACGTGATGATCGGCATGCACGCGCGCACCAGGACCGGTGTCCTGACCGCGCTTCTCACCCCCGGCCGCGCCCGCCGCGAGCTTGCCGGCTGCGCCGAAGAAGCCGGCCGCATCCTCAAGAGCTTGTCGGAGGCGCTTTTCGCCCGCCGCTATGAGCCGGCCGGCATTCTGCCGCAGGCCGACCGGCGACGGCTGGAAATCGCCCGCGCGCTCGCCTCGAAGCCGAAACTCATCCTGCTCGATGAACCGTCGTCCGGCATGGACGACCGCGACACGGCTGACCTGATGGCGGATATCCGCCGCGTGATGGCGGAGAATCCCGGCCTCTCCTTCCTGATCATCGAGCACGACATGCGGCTGGTGGCCGAGCTCCCGCAGGACGTGGTCGTCATCGACTACGGCAAGAAGATCGCACACGGAAAGTTCGCCGACGTGCGGCTGCTGCCGCGCGTGCAGCAGGCCTATCTCGGGCAGAAGGCGGTGGAAGATGCTTGA
- the scpA gene encoding methylmalonyl-CoA mutase produces the protein MADKTLKDWEALAEKELRATPETLTWNTPEGIAVKPLYTAEDLAGADHLGSLPGFAPFVRGPRASMYAGRPWTIRQYAGFSTAEASNAFYRKALAAGQQGVSVAFDLATHRGYDSDHPRVVGDVGKAGVAIDSVEDMKILFGSIPLEKVSVSMTMNGAVIPILANFIVAGEEQGVPRGALSGTIQNDVLKEFMVRNTYIYPPEPSMRIVADIIDYTAREMPKFNSISISGYHMQEAGATLVQELAFTIADGREYVRAAIAKGLDVDDFAGRLSFFFAIGMNFFMEAAKLRAARLLWDRVMGEFQPKKASSRMLRTHCQTSGVSLQEQDPYNNIVRTAFEAMSAALGGTQSLHTNSFDEAIALPTEFSARIARNTQLILQHETGVTKVVDPLAGSYYVESLTHELAEKAWALIEEVEAMGGMTKAVIEGLPKRLIEEAATRRQAAVDRGDEVIVGVNRYRLEDEQPIDILDIDNAAVRAAQIKRLEDIRHRRSAVNVAETLDALEAVARTGEGNLLEAAVAAARARATVGEISDAMRRAFGDHAAVPEVVGDIYGPAYGDDPEYRTLSSRIAGRAAKPKIMVAKLGQDGHDRGAKVIASAFGDLGFDVLVGPLFQTPEEAADLAVAQKVQVVGMSSLAAGHKTLAPALIAALRERGAENTVVVVGGVIPRQDYDFLLENGVAAVFGPGTNVLDAANAVLDLVDGRIRNQ, from the coding sequence ATGGCCGACAAGACCCTGAAAGATTGGGAAGCGCTGGCGGAAAAGGAACTGCGTGCCACGCCGGAGACGCTGACCTGGAATACGCCCGAAGGCATCGCGGTCAAGCCCCTCTATACGGCTGAAGACCTTGCGGGCGCGGACCATCTCGGCTCGCTGCCCGGCTTCGCCCCCTTCGTGCGCGGCCCGCGCGCCAGCATGTATGCCGGCCGCCCCTGGACGATCCGCCAATATGCCGGCTTCTCGACGGCCGAAGCCTCGAACGCCTTCTACCGCAAGGCGCTCGCCGCCGGCCAGCAGGGCGTTTCCGTCGCCTTCGACCTCGCCACCCACCGCGGCTATGACAGCGACCATCCGCGCGTCGTCGGCGATGTCGGCAAGGCGGGCGTGGCCATCGACAGCGTGGAAGACATGAAGATCCTCTTCGGCAGCATTCCGCTGGAGAAGGTCTCCGTCTCCATGACCATGAACGGCGCCGTCATTCCCATCCTCGCCAATTTCATCGTCGCCGGCGAGGAGCAGGGCGTGCCGCGCGGCGCCCTGTCCGGGACCATCCAGAACGACGTCCTCAAGGAATTTATGGTCCGCAATACCTACATCTACCCGCCCGAGCCCTCGATGCGCATCGTTGCCGATATCATCGACTATACGGCGCGGGAAATGCCGAAGTTCAATTCCATCTCGATCTCCGGCTATCACATGCAGGAGGCCGGCGCGACGCTGGTGCAGGAACTCGCCTTTACCATCGCCGACGGGCGCGAATATGTGCGCGCCGCCATCGCAAAGGGCCTCGATGTCGACGATTTCGCCGGCCGTCTCTCCTTCTTCTTCGCCATCGGCATGAATTTCTTCATGGAGGCGGCGAAGCTGCGTGCCGCGCGCCTGCTTTGGGACCGCGTCATGGGCGAGTTCCAGCCGAAGAAGGCGTCCTCGCGCATGCTGCGCACGCATTGCCAGACGTCGGGCGTCTCGCTGCAGGAGCAGGACCCCTACAACAACATCGTGCGCACCGCCTTCGAGGCGATGTCTGCCGCCCTCGGCGGCACGCAGTCGCTGCACACCAATTCCTTCGACGAGGCGATCGCGCTGCCGACGGAGTTCTCCGCCCGCATCGCTCGTAATACCCAGCTCATCCTCCAGCACGAGACGGGCGTGACCAAGGTGGTCGATCCGCTCGCGGGCTCCTACTACGTCGAAAGCCTCACCCATGAGCTCGCCGAAAAGGCCTGGGCGCTCATCGAGGAGGTCGAGGCGATGGGCGGCATGACGAAGGCCGTCATCGAGGGCCTGCCGAAGCGCCTGATCGAGGAGGCCGCGACCCGCCGGCAAGCCGCCGTCGACCGCGGCGACGAGGTGATCGTCGGCGTCAATCGCTACCGCCTCGAGGACGAGCAGCCGATCGATATTCTGGATATCGACAACGCCGCCGTGCGCGCCGCGCAGATCAAGAGGCTGGAAGATATCCGCCACCGGCGCAGTGCGGTGAATGTAGCCGAAACCCTCGACGCTCTCGAAGCGGTCGCCAGGACCGGCGAAGGCAACCTCCTCGAAGCCGCCGTCGCGGCGGCGCGGGCACGCGCTACCGTCGGCGAGATTTCCGACGCCATGCGCCGCGCCTTCGGCGATCACGCCGCCGTGCCCGAAGTCGTCGGCGACATCTACGGCCCGGCCTATGGCGACGACCCGGAATACAGGACCCTCTCGAGCCGCATCGCCGGGCGCGCGGCAAAGCCGAAGATCATGGTGGCCAAGCTCGGCCAGGACGGCCACGACCGCGGCGCCAAAGTCATTGCTTCCGCCTTCGGCGACCTCGGCTTCGACGTTCTGGTCGGCCCGCTTTTCCAGACGCCGGAGGAAGCCGCCGACCTCGCCGTCGCGCAAAAGGTGCAGGTTGTCGGCATGTCTTCGCTTGCCGCCGGCCACAAGACGCTGGCCCCGGCACTGATCGCCGCGCTGCGCGAGCGCGGCGCCGAAAACACCGTGGTCGTCGTCGGTGGCGTCATTCCCCGCCAGGACTACGACTTCCTGCTGGAAAACGGCGTCGCCGCCGTCTTCGGCCCCGGCACGAACGTGTTAGACGCGGCCAATGCCGTGCTCGACCTCGTGGACGGCCGGATCCGCAACCAGTAG
- a CDS encoding helix-turn-helix domain-containing protein — MATGKLYIGRRVRDLRQANRATQAQFAERLGISASYLNQIENNQRPVSAGVLLALAEKFRIDLADLSGGEDDRLVSALSETLTDSLFDGYTPSLQELKLVTQNAPGFAHALIAAHRAYRHNSEQLAGINDTLGRSHAAIETTPYEEVRDFFHFVDNYVGDLDLPAERLAGEIGIGEVDPGPLLTGYLERHHGVRIVRAAHNDDLVRAYDPDARLLTLNSYLPAPTRLFQIALQIAQLHAGSIVERVAAGAGFRTAEAYEICRIGLHNYFAGALLLPYRKFMAAAQEVRHDLDLLAARFGASLEQVCHRLSTLQRPGQKGVPIFFARIDRAGNITKRHSATRLQFARFGAACPLWNGHQAFENPGRVARQLAETPDGVRYLCLSMQVSRGGRGFRQPQQHYALALGCEVSHAESFVYADGLDLTNAGAYDPIGISCRICERTQCASRALPPLKGRLVVEHNIRRTIPYQVIHDRLDQARIADE, encoded by the coding sequence ATGGCTACAGGCAAACTCTATATCGGTCGACGGGTGCGGGACCTGCGCCAGGCGAACCGCGCAACGCAGGCGCAGTTCGCCGAGCGCCTCGGCATCTCCGCCTCCTATCTCAACCAGATCGAGAACAACCAGCGCCCGGTTTCCGCCGGCGTGCTGCTGGCGCTCGCGGAAAAATTCCGCATCGACCTTGCCGATCTCTCCGGTGGCGAAGACGACCGGCTGGTCTCGGCCCTTTCGGAAACGCTGACGGATTCGCTTTTCGACGGCTATACGCCGAGCCTCCAGGAGTTGAAGCTCGTCACCCAGAACGCGCCGGGTTTTGCCCACGCGCTCATTGCCGCCCATCGCGCCTACCGCCATAATTCCGAACAGCTCGCCGGCATCAACGATACGCTGGGCCGTAGTCACGCCGCTATCGAGACGACGCCTTACGAGGAGGTGCGCGACTTCTTTCATTTCGTCGACAATTATGTCGGCGATCTTGACCTCCCCGCCGAGCGGTTGGCGGGAGAGATCGGTATTGGCGAGGTCGATCCCGGTCCGTTGCTGACCGGCTATCTCGAACGGCACCATGGGGTGCGGATCGTGCGTGCGGCACACAACGACGATCTCGTGCGCGCCTATGACCCCGATGCCCGCCTTCTGACGTTGAATTCATACCTGCCGGCGCCGACCCGGCTTTTCCAGATCGCGTTGCAGATCGCCCAGCTCCATGCGGGCTCCATCGTCGAGCGCGTCGCTGCCGGCGCCGGTTTTCGGACAGCGGAAGCATACGAGATCTGTCGCATCGGTCTGCACAATTACTTCGCCGGCGCGCTTCTCCTGCCCTACCGCAAGTTCATGGCGGCGGCACAGGAGGTGCGGCACGATCTCGATCTGCTCGCGGCCCGCTTCGGCGCGAGCCTCGAACAGGTCTGCCATCGCCTCTCGACCTTACAAAGACCGGGGCAGAAGGGCGTTCCCATCTTTTTCGCGCGCATCGACCGGGCGGGCAACATCACCAAACGCCACAGCGCCACGCGCCTGCAGTTCGCTCGTTTCGGCGCGGCCTGTCCGCTCTGGAACGGCCATCAGGCCTTTGAAAATCCCGGCCGGGTCGCCCGGCAGCTCGCGGAAACGCCGGATGGTGTGCGCTATCTCTGCCTGTCCATGCAGGTCTCACGCGGCGGGCGGGGCTTCCGCCAGCCGCAGCAGCACTATGCGCTGGCGCTCGGCTGCGAGGTCTCCCATGCCGAGAGTTTCGTCTATGCCGACGGTCTCGATCTCACCAATGCGGGGGCCTACGATCCGATCGGCATTTCCTGCCGGATCTGCGAGCGCACCCAATGCGCCAGCCGCGCCCTTCCCCCGCTCAAGGGCCGCCTCGTCGTGGAACACAATATCCGCCGAACGATCCCCTATCAGGTCATCCATGACCGTCTCGATCAGGCTCGTATTGCCGACGAGTAG
- a CDS encoding branched-chain amino acid ABC transporter permease → MSTPAIPSAASPALPPALIVILAEIVGAALLWALLTAESTPLVLALFAIMGGAFALIQVRPAIEETIVSAFRSARQVATVLGIAIVLIYPFFLGANTYALHLVIVALLYSVLALALNFQLGSANIPNFATGATYGIGAYTSALLAINFGLSLWATLPAAALVATAFGFLLGIPSMRARDSYLALVTIAFGIVIHQMLNNLSWTGGPNGLVGIPAPSLLGHSFMQPIVVLGFRLPSQANFYYLAVSLLGLAILSAKRLHESRIGLAWNAIRADELAARCQGINVAWYKILAFAVDAFLAAFAGTIYAFYVSYISPDNFTFLVSVTIMTMVIVGGMDNTFGVIVGAFLLTLLPEKLRIFSDYRLLFVSVVVILFLVLRPKGLFPQRPRHYGAHS, encoded by the coding sequence ATGTCCACCCCTGCCATCCCTTCGGCGGCCAGCCCCGCCTTGCCGCCCGCGCTGATCGTCATCCTTGCCGAGATCGTCGGCGCCGCCCTGCTCTGGGCGCTGCTGACGGCAGAATCGACACCCCTCGTGCTCGCCCTTTTCGCGATCATGGGCGGCGCCTTCGCCCTGATCCAGGTGCGCCCCGCCATCGAGGAGACGATCGTTTCCGCCTTCCGCTCCGCCCGTCAGGTCGCCACCGTGCTCGGCATCGCGATCGTGCTCATCTATCCGTTCTTCCTCGGCGCCAATACCTATGCGCTGCATCTGGTCATCGTGGCATTGCTTTACTCGGTCTTGGCGCTGGCGCTGAATTTCCAGCTCGGCTCCGCCAACATCCCGAATTTCGCGACCGGCGCCACCTACGGCATCGGCGCCTATACGTCCGCTCTGCTTGCCATCAATTTCGGCCTGTCGCTCTGGGCGACGCTGCCGGCTGCCGCCCTCGTCGCCACGGCCTTCGGCTTCCTGCTCGGCATCCCGTCGATGCGGGCGCGTGACAGCTACCTCGCGCTCGTCACCATCGCCTTCGGCATCGTCATCCACCAGATGCTGAACAATCTGAGCTGGACCGGCGGTCCGAACGGCCTCGTCGGCATTCCCGCGCCCAGCCTCCTCGGGCATTCCTTCATGCAGCCGATCGTCGTTCTCGGCTTCCGCCTGCCCTCGCAGGCGAACTTCTACTACCTTGCCGTCTCGCTGCTCGGCCTTGCCATCCTCTCGGCCAAACGCCTGCACGAAAGCCGCATCGGCCTTGCCTGGAACGCCATCCGCGCCGACGAGCTCGCGGCGCGCTGCCAGGGCATAAACGTCGCCTGGTACAAGATCCTCGCCTTCGCCGTGGATGCCTTCCTCGCCGCCTTCGCCGGCACGATCTACGCCTTCTACGTCTCCTATATCTCGCCGGACAATTTCACCTTCCTCGTGTCGGTGACGATCATGACGATGGTCATCGTCGGCGGCATGGACAACACGTTCGGGGTGATCGTCGGCGCCTTCCTGCTGACCCTCCTGCCGGAAAAGCTGCGCATCTTCTCCGACTACCGCCTGCTTTTCGTCTCGGTCGTCGTGATCCTCTTCCTGGTGCTGAGGCCCAAGGGCCTCTTCCCGCAGCGCCCGCGCCACTATGGAGCCCATTCATGA
- a CDS encoding acyl-CoA carboxylase subunit beta, with protein sequence MHAILDQLEARREAARLGGGQRRIDAQHAKGKLTARERLDVLLDEGSFEEYDMYVTHRATEFGMESQKVAGDGVVTGWGTINGRQVYVFSQDFTVLGGSLSETHAQKICKIMDMAVRNGAPVIGLNDSGGARIQEGVDSLAGYAEVFRRNAEASGVVPQISVIMGPCAGGAVYSPAMTDFIFMVRDSSYMFVTGPDVVKTVTNEIVTAEELGGARTHSQKSSVADGAYENDIEALEQVRALFDFLPLNNRQKPPQRPFHDDPARLEARLDTLIPDSSNKPYDMKELITAVADEGDFFEIQEAFARNIVTGFVRIEGETVGVVANQPMVLAGCLDIDASRKAARFVRFCDAFSIPILTLVDVPGFLPGTAQEYGGVIKHGAKLLFAYSQATVPMVTLITRKAYGGAYDVMASKHIGADINYAWPTAEIAVMGAKGATEILYRSELGDAEKIAARTKEYEERFANPFVAAERGFIDEVIMPHSSRRRIARAFASLRGKQVETRWRKHDTIPL encoded by the coding sequence ATGCACGCAATTCTCGACCAACTTGAAGCCCGCCGGGAAGCGGCGCGGCTTGGCGGCGGCCAGCGCCGTATCGATGCCCAGCATGCCAAGGGCAAGCTGACCGCGCGCGAACGCCTCGACGTGCTCCTCGACGAGGGCTCCTTCGAGGAATACGACATGTACGTCACCCATCGGGCGACGGAATTCGGCATGGAGAGCCAAAAGGTGGCGGGCGATGGCGTCGTCACCGGTTGGGGCACGATCAACGGCCGGCAGGTCTACGTCTTTTCGCAGGATTTCACGGTTCTCGGCGGCTCGCTTTCCGAAACTCATGCCCAGAAGATCTGCAAGATCATGGACATGGCCGTGCGCAACGGCGCGCCGGTCATCGGCCTCAACGACTCGGGCGGCGCGCGCATTCAGGAAGGCGTGGATTCGCTCGCCGGCTATGCGGAGGTGTTCAGGCGCAATGCCGAAGCCTCCGGCGTCGTGCCGCAGATTTCGGTCATCATGGGCCCCTGCGCGGGCGGGGCGGTCTATTCGCCGGCCATGACGGATTTCATCTTCATGGTGCGCGACAGTTCCTACATGTTCGTGACCGGCCCCGACGTGGTGAAGACCGTCACCAACGAGATCGTCACTGCCGAGGAACTCGGTGGCGCGCGCACCCATTCGCAGAAATCCTCCGTCGCCGACGGCGCCTATGAGAATGACATTGAGGCGCTGGAGCAGGTGCGCGCCCTTTTCGATTTCCTGCCGCTCAACAACCGCCAGAAGCCGCCGCAGCGCCCGTTCCACGACGATCCGGCGCGGCTGGAAGCCCGGCTCGACACGCTCATTCCCGACAGCTCCAACAAGCCCTACGACATGAAGGAGCTGATCACGGCGGTCGCCGACGAAGGCGATTTCTTCGAGATTCAGGAAGCCTTCGCGCGGAACATCGTCACCGGCTTCGTGCGCATCGAGGGCGAGACGGTGGGCGTCGTCGCCAACCAGCCGATGGTGCTGGCCGGCTGCCTCGACATCGACGCTTCGCGCAAGGCCGCCCGCTTCGTGCGCTTCTGCGATGCCTTCTCCATCCCGATCCTGACGCTGGTCGACGTGCCGGGTTTCCTGCCGGGTACCGCGCAGGAATATGGCGGCGTCATCAAGCACGGCGCGAAACTGCTCTTCGCCTATAGCCAGGCGACCGTACCGATGGTGACGCTGATCACGCGAAAGGCCTATGGCGGCGCCTATGACGTGATGGCCTCCAAGCATATCGGCGCCGACATCAACTATGCCTGGCCGACCGCCGAGATCGCCGTGATGGGCGCCAAGGGCGCAACGGAAATCCTCTACCGCTCGGAACTCGGCGACGCCGAGAAGATCGCGGCGCGCACGAAGGAGTACGAGGAGCGCTTCGCCAACCCCTTCGTGGCGGCCGAGCGCGGTTTCATCGACGAGGTGATCATGCCGCACTCCTCGCGCCGCCGCATCGCCCGCGCCTTTGCCTCGCTGCGCGGCAAGCAGGTGGAGACGCGCTGGAGGAAACACGACACGATACCGCTTTAG
- a CDS encoding ABC transporter ATP-binding protein — MLELANVSTSYGQVSMLRGVSLSVKKGELVCLLGPNGAGKSTTFKALSGLLPLNGGAVRMVGADVMRTGTENLGALGVGFVPEGRKLFPSLTVRENLKLGYDASGCKTPFEARLEVIYDLFPRVKERIGQQARTMSGGEQAMVALARALIGDPELLVMDEPSLGLSPKLIDEYFETVARIHAEGRTVLLIEQNAEKALSIADRGYLLVRGQIAVEGSRDQMLADDTIKHMYL; from the coding sequence ATGCTTGAACTGGCCAATGTCAGCACCTCCTACGGGCAGGTCTCCATGCTGCGCGGCGTCTCGCTTTCCGTGAAGAAAGGCGAACTCGTCTGCCTGCTCGGGCCCAACGGCGCGGGAAAATCGACGACCTTCAAGGCGCTCTCCGGCCTCCTGCCGCTCAATGGTGGCGCGGTCCGCATGGTGGGCGCGGACGTCATGCGAACCGGCACGGAGAATCTCGGCGCGCTCGGTGTCGGCTTCGTGCCGGAAGGACGAAAACTGTTTCCCTCGCTCACCGTGCGGGAGAACCTGAAGCTCGGCTACGACGCCTCCGGCTGCAAGACGCCGTTCGAGGCGCGGCTGGAGGTGATCTACGATCTCTTCCCGCGCGTGAAGGAGCGCATCGGCCAGCAGGCGCGCACCATGTCGGGCGGCGAGCAGGCCATGGTGGCGCTCGCCCGCGCGCTGATCGGCGATCCTGAACTGCTGGTCATGGACGAGCCTTCGCTCGGCCTGTCGCCGAAGCTGATCGACGAATACTTCGAGACGGTGGCGCGCATCCACGCCGAGGGACGAACGGTGCTGCTGATCGAGCAGAACGCGGAAAAGGCGCTGTCGATCGCAGACCGCGGCTATCTGCTGGTACGCGGGCAAATCGCCGTGGAAGGGTCTCGCGACCAGATGCTGGCGGACGACACGATCAAGCACATGTATTTGTAA